CTTGCGCCCGAAGAGGGACAGCGAGCCGGCGTCGCCCATCGACACGGCAAGCCGCGCGTGGACGAACGACTTCCAGTAGTTGGTGTCGAAAACAACATGGCGGACGGCGCGTTTGCCGGTGACAACCGGAATCAGCCAATGGTGTCCCACGCGCTCACCGGGCTTGCGCCGGTATTCTGTGAATGGGATACTCGATGCGCCGACGTAGCGGCCATGCGACGGCATGACGATGTTCGCATACTGGCTCTGCCGACAGAATTGATAAACCACGTCGGTACTCTGGCCCCAGTTGGCATCGATGAGGCAACGATCAATCCGCACCATCGCGCCATCATCCCGGCGCCACTCACGCTCCAAAGTCGCCTTGGTCAGTCGTTCCAGGCCGGCGTAGATCGCGCCTTCGAGTCCGGCACGCGGCGCCGCCATCGCCAAGGTGCGGCGAATATCACGCAGCGTGAAGTACTCGGCCTTCTGGTCCGGTTCGGTGCCGTAGTCAACAACATAGCCGGTGAAGTCATCCCCCCACGCCGCTACCAGGTAGAAGAGCGCCTTGCCCTGCACGTCGATGAACATGGTGAGATGCGTACAGCCGATGGGCACCTCGCCGCGCTTGTGCCCGTTGACCTTGGCCGCGATCTGCTCGGCGGTGAGCAGATCCTCGTCGGCGTGCTCCTCGGGAAGTGGCTCGTTCTGATATTCGGCCCAGAACGCCGCCTCGCCGCGATCGAGCTTCAGGTTCATCGCGTGTTGAATGGCGGACAGTTCATCCGGGTGATGGCGCTCCGGCCACGCGACCTCCGCGCCCTCGTCCATTGCCTCGCGGTTGGCACGGTAGAACTCGGTTGCGTCGGTGATTCCGCGATCAGCGCGCATGCCTTCGCGCCACAGTTCCGCATACCGCGTCCACATCGCCTCGTTGGTCGGGAACGAGTAGACCATCTTCGTGCGTTCGCCTTGCCACTGTGGATGCTTGTCGCGGTCGAGAATGCGGTCGGCCAGATCATCGGGCCGCACGACGGTCAGGGTCATCAACCCGGCGATCTTGCGCCCGGGCCCGGCCAGGCCGAGGATCGCTCCGGCGAGGATGCGCTCGCGCGTCACGCACTGCGACGGCGACCGCGCCGACTCGTCGGTCTGCGGATCATCGATGAGCACGAGCGCCGGACGGATCGAGGACCCGTCCACCCGTTTGTGTTTCATGCCCCGGATGCGACCGGTGATGCCGGCCACGCGGATGATGGCGCCCGAGGCCTGCGAGTCGGGGATCGTCGGCAGGACGATCTCCCGCGCCGTCCAACCCATGTGCGTCTGCTTGCCCCGGTGAAGCTGCCCGCCGGCGCGCTGGTGGATGCCCTCCAGCGATCGGATGGGGAAGACAACCTCGGGGAAGTCCTCCAGCAGCGCGTCGCTGTTCTCCAGTTCGGCCTTGATCGATTCCAGCATGTTCGACGCGTGCTCTTCATCGCTGCCGATTAGCGCGACGAACTCGCGATGGCCATACAGCAGCGCCCACAGGCAGGCCGTCTCGCACATCGACGTCTTGCCGCTTCCTCGCGGCATGGCCATCGCGAAGAGGCCGCCCTCCAGCACGGCCAGTTCGATCTTGGCGACGACCTTCAGATGGTCCGGCGACCACGGCAGGTGGAACGTGGCGGGGAAGTACTGCTCGCAGAAGAACCGGAAGTCCCGCTCGGCCCGGCGCTTTCGATCGGCGTTGACCACGACGGGCATCTCGCCGATGTCGCGCCCGCTCAGCGACAGCTCGCGGTTGCGCTGCGCGGCGCGTTCGCGATGCGCGTCGTAGCCGGTCAGGCCGTCGGGCTCCGGCTGGGGGCGATGGCGCTCAATCACCAGCCACGCGACGTAGCGCAGCAGATCGATGGTGCGCGGGTCGGCCGACGATGTGATCCGCAGACCCGCGCGCGTGCGATGCCGGTACAACTGCCGCTCGCTGATTACTTCGCCGATCGGCGTGCTGTTGAGCAGTTGTACGAGCTGCGTCGGTCGCAGGCGGCG
This region of Phycisphaerae bacterium genomic DNA includes:
- a CDS encoding phage terminase large subunit family protein gives rise to the protein MAIDPRRLRPTQLVQLLNSTPIGEVISERQLYRHRTRAGLRITSSADPRTIDLLRYVAWLVIERHRPQPEPDGLTGYDAHRERAAQRNRELSLSGRDIGEMPVVVNADRKRRAERDFRFFCEQYFPATFHLPWSPDHLKVVAKIELAVLEGGLFAMAMPRGSGKTSMCETACLWALLYGHREFVALIGSDEEHASNMLESIKAELENSDALLEDFPEVVFPIRSLEGIHQRAGGQLHRGKQTHMGWTAREIVLPTIPDSQASGAIIRVAGITGRIRGMKHKRVDGSSIRPALVLIDDPQTDESARSPSQCVTRERILAGAILGLAGPGRKIAGLMTLTVVRPDDLADRILDRDKHPQWQGERTKMVYSFPTNEAMWTRYAELWREGMRADRGITDATEFYRANREAMDEGAEVAWPERHHPDELSAIQHAMNLKLDRGEAAFWAEYQNEPLPEEHADEDLLTAEQIAAKVNGHKRGEVPIGCTHLTMFIDVQGKALFYLVAAWGDDFTGYVVDYGTEPDQKAEYFTLRDIRRTLAMAAPRAGLEGAIYAGLERLTKATLEREWRRDDGAMVRIDRCLIDANWGQSTDVVYQFCRQSQYANIVMPSHGRYVGASSIPFTEYRRKPGERVGHHWLIPVVTGKRAVRHVVFDTNYWKSFVHARLAVSMGDAGSLSLFGRKLEQHRLLAEHLTAEYRVKTAGRGRTVDEWKLRAEGPDNHWLDCLVGSAVAASMLGVQAFGENDARPQRKHYTQEDLRRRWA